Within the Kribbella aluminosa genome, the region AGCAGCTGTTCCCGGGTCTCAGCTTCGTCCGGATCGGCGACATCGACGAGCACCACAACTACCTGCGCTGGACCTGGCACCTGCAGGCCGACGGCCAGGAGCCGGTGGCGGGCGGGACCGACATCGTCGTCCTGGACGCCGACGGGAAGATCCAGAAGCTGATCGGGTTCCACGATTTCGCGCCCGCGCACTGAGGCCAGGGGCTGATCCGGGAATGGCCGATCGGCTGATGTGAGCCGGCCGTTCCGCCGCCTAGGTTGACGGACGTGTGGAAATCGTTGACAGCGGCATCGATAGTGGGGGCCGTGCCGCTGGACTGGTCGAATGGCCGG harbors:
- a CDS encoding nuclear transport factor 2 family protein; this translates as MNAKALADQYFTMWNAADADRRAELIAATWTADATFQDPSFETTGQDELNKLVGAAQQLFPGLSFVRIGDIDEHHNYLRWTWHLQADGQEPVAGGTDIVVLDADGKIQKLIGFHDFAPAH